In Nitrospinaceae bacterium, the sequence AAGGGCGAATTTGTCACCCTCCTGGGCCCCTCTGGCTGCGGCAAAACCACCACTCTTCGCTGCATTGCGGGGCTTGAGCGCCCCGACTCAGGGGAAATACGAATCGAAGGCGAGCCCATCACCTCGCCCGATAAGGGAATCCACCTCACACCCGAGGACAGGAACCTCGGGATGGTGTTCCAGAGCTACGCCGTCTGGCCCCACATGACGGTATTCGACAACGTGGCCTTTGGCCTCAAAATCCGCAACATTAGCAAACGTGAAACCCAGGAGAAAACCAACAAGGCGCTTGAGCTTGTTGGCCTTGGCCAACTCGGCGAGCGTTATGCGACGAAACTCTCTGGTGGCCAGCGACAACGAGTTGCTCTCGCTCGCGCCATCGTCTACAACCCGCGCGTCGTCCTATTCGATGAACCTCTCTCGAACCTGGATGCGAAGCTGCGCGAGCAGATGCGTATTGAACTCGTTCGACTTCAGCACGAAGTGGGCATCACCTCGGTCTACGTCACCCACGATCAGGCCGAGGCCCTTGTCATGAGCGACAGAGTCGTAGTCATGAACAAAGGCGTCATCCAGCAAATTGACGATCCTGAGACAATATATTCTCGTCCGGCAAACGCCTTCGTGGCCAGCTTTATCGGTGTGGCTAACCTTTTGGAAGGCAAAATCTTAAGCCGGGAGGGCAATGTCACCGTGGCAGAAATCCCCGCCGAGAACGACTCGCCCCTACGGCTCCATGCCATTGGCGCCGAGGGCGCCCAGGCTGGCCAGAGTGTCATCCTGAGCCTTCGGCCCGAGGATGTGACCCTTCATATTGAGGCGCCCGCCTCACCGGGCCCCAACCTCATGGAGGGCGAAATCATCGACACCATTTATCAGGGAAATTTCCTCGATTGCCAGGTACGTGTCGGACCCCACGAAATAGGGGTCCAGATGGATCATTTTGAGCTACTCGATTCGGGTCAGAAAGTTTTTCTCACCTTTGAGCCAGACCACGGCCTTTTCCTCACGGAATAAATTCTTATGGCAACCAGTAAACCAAAATCAACGACATTTGTTGCAGGAGGCGATGTAGCTATAAACCGCACAAAGGGGCCCGGCGCCCTCGGCGCACTAGCCCCTGTTTTCAAAAAAGCGGGGGTGGCGTTCGTCAACCTCGAATTGCCGCTCTCCCGGCGGGGTAAAGGTCAGCCCGATAAAATCCTCCTGCGCGGCACACCCGAGATGGCTGATGCTCTCACGGAAGCAGGGCTCGACACCGTATCCCTTGCGAACAATCACATGTTCGACTACGGCGAGGACGCCTTTGTGGACACCCTTGCCCTTCTAAAAAAAATCGACCTGCCCCACACAGGGGCGGGCATGAACCTCACCGCCGCCCGTAGGCCATCAATCCTTGAGCGCGGCGGCCTTAAAATCGGAATTCTGGGCTTTTCCTCGATTCTCCCCCGCGGCTTTGCTGCAGAACAGAGCCGCCCCGGTCTCAACGCGATTCGGGCGAATACCGCCTATGAAGTATGGCGGGATGTAAACGAATACCCCGGCACAGCTCCGAGAATTGTCACCTGGACGAATCCCGGGGATTTGGCCCGTATGAGACGAGACATCAGCGCGCTGAAAAAGCGGGTAGACGTTGTCATAATCAACCACCACTGGGGCACGAGTATGCTCCACGGCCACCAGGACTATCAGACCGAACTCGGCCGCGCCTCGATAGATGCCGGGGCGGATCTGGTACTCGGCGGCCACGCCCACGTT encodes:
- a CDS encoding ABC transporter ATP-binding protein; its protein translation is MSLVEIDKLVKSFGAEVAVAGIDLNVDKGEFVTLLGPSGCGKTTTLRCIAGLERPDSGEIRIEGEPITSPDKGIHLTPEDRNLGMVFQSYAVWPHMTVFDNVAFGLKIRNISKRETQEKTNKALELVGLGQLGERYATKLSGGQRQRVALARAIVYNPRVVLFDEPLSNLDAKLREQMRIELVRLQHEVGITSVYVTHDQAEALVMSDRVVVMNKGVIQQIDDPETIYSRPANAFVASFIGVANLLEGKILSREGNVTVAEIPAENDSPLRLHAIGAEGAQAGQSVILSLRPEDVTLHIEAPASPGPNLMEGEIIDTIYQGNFLDCQVRVGPHEIGVQMDHFELLDSGQKVFLTFEPDHGLFLTE
- a CDS encoding CapA family protein, translated to MATSKPKSTTFVAGGDVAINRTKGPGALGALAPVFKKAGVAFVNLELPLSRRGKGQPDKILLRGTPEMADALTEAGLDTVSLANNHMFDYGEDAFVDTLALLKKIDLPHTGAGMNLTAARRPSILERGGLKIGILGFSSILPRGFAAEQSRPGLNAIRANTAYEVWRDVNEYPGTAPRIVTWTNPGDLARMRRDISALKKRVDVVIINHHWGTSMLHGHQDYQTELGRASIDAGADLVLGGHAHVLQPIEMYKGVPIIYSMGNLIFDFKIPFFTAASKQTFLFRCTLKKRGIENPGFIPCWSGDFEKPRILSPRSGRGKDIVELMQGLSEPHGTKLEVRGERVLIKQGKTAPPASSTAAFFGR